From Haloarcula hispanica ATCC 33960, the proteins below share one genomic window:
- a CDS encoding glutamate--cysteine ligase yields the protein MDATGSAEHFTRMGTLGIEEEFYVVDEFGRPTSGTDELVYETEPPAVLDGRLDHELFKCVIETQTPRIDDPADAGKHLRSVRDALVDHAEANGFGIAAAGLHPLAKWRELEHAEKPRYKSQLDRIQYPQHRNTTAGLHVHVGVDDADKAVWVANELRWHLPLMLALSANSPYWNGFDTGLQSARGKIFEGLPNTGMPTAFDDYDAFETYERRMLETGSIDDRGELWFDVRPHSGHGTVEVRAPDGQADPDRVLAFVEYVRELVVDLAERYEDGESGRRLRREFLDENKWRAIRHGQSAELILRDISTTRSVEELVEMESDRLGIDGLWELYDRESGAERQRRLRAEEGVMALADSLRLS from the coding sequence ATGGACGCGACGGGATCTGCCGAGCATTTTACCCGGATGGGGACGCTCGGCATCGAGGAAGAGTTCTACGTCGTCGACGAGTTCGGTCGCCCGACGTCTGGCACGGACGAACTCGTCTACGAGACGGAGCCGCCTGCGGTTCTCGACGGCCGGCTCGACCACGAACTGTTCAAGTGCGTTATCGAGACGCAGACGCCGCGTATCGACGACCCGGCGGACGCCGGGAAGCACCTTCGGTCAGTCCGGGATGCGCTGGTCGACCACGCCGAAGCGAACGGGTTCGGTATCGCCGCTGCTGGACTGCACCCGCTGGCGAAGTGGCGCGAACTCGAACACGCCGAGAAGCCCCGGTACAAGTCCCAGCTAGACCGAATCCAGTACCCACAGCACCGCAACACGACCGCAGGCCTGCACGTCCACGTCGGCGTCGACGACGCCGACAAGGCCGTCTGGGTGGCGAACGAACTCCGCTGGCATCTCCCGCTGATGCTTGCACTGTCGGCGAACTCGCCGTACTGGAACGGCTTCGACACCGGGCTGCAGTCCGCCCGCGGGAAGATATTCGAGGGCCTGCCCAACACCGGGATGCCGACAGCGTTCGACGACTACGACGCCTTCGAGACCTACGAACGGCGGATGCTCGAAACTGGTAGTATCGACGACCGCGGCGAACTCTGGTTCGACGTGCGACCGCATTCGGGCCACGGCACCGTCGAGGTACGTGCTCCGGACGGGCAAGCCGACCCGGACCGGGTGCTGGCCTTCGTCGAGTACGTCCGCGAACTCGTCGTCGATCTCGCCGAGCGCTACGAAGACGGGGAGTCCGGCCGGCGACTCCGCCGGGAGTTCCTCGACGAGAACAAGTGGCGTGCAATCCGCCACGGCCAGTCCGCAGAACTGATATTGCGTGACATCTCGACGACACGCTCGGTCGAGGAACTGGTCGAGATGGAGAGCGACCGGCTGGGTATCGACGGACTGTGGGAGCTGTACGACCGCGAAAGCGGTGCCGAGCGACAGCGCCGGCTTCGTGCGGAGGAGGGGGTCATGGCGCTCGCTGACTCGCTTCGCCTGTCCTGA